In Cynocephalus volans isolate mCynVol1 chromosome 3, mCynVol1.pri, whole genome shotgun sequence, one DNA window encodes the following:
- the RNASE9 gene encoding inactive ribonuclease-like protein 9, translating to MRALITTHARPLLLLLLQLLQPLQFLWINDMSGIPEDEREEYAEYLEILYGTRPTRPPSIEKFKRINIVDPLGRPFYDDDYCTDEMRANIIHSKFRCLQEHYFLTMQYEELKNICLNKFVPCKNGIKKCKMSTTLEGGLYCKLIEGTRMPECIYEPEYRSGYVLITCRWHNETQEFIPESVNDIVTPPE from the coding sequence ATGAGGGCGCTGATCACCACCCATGCGCGGcctctgctgctcctgctgctgcagctgctgcagccaCTGCAGTTTCTGTGGATAAATGACATGTCGGGTATACCAGAGGATGAAAGAGAAGAATATGCAGAATATTTAGAGATACTTTATGGTACAAGACCTACCAGACCACCTAGCATAGAAAAATTCAAAAGGATTAACATTGTTGATCCTTTAGGAAGACCATTCTATGATGACGACTACTGCACTGACGAAATGAGGGCAAATATTATTCACAGCAAGTTCCGTTGTCTGCAGGAACATTACTTTCTCACTATGCAGTATGAAGAGTTGAAAAATATCTGTCTCAACAAATTTGTGCCATGTAAGAATGGAattaagaaatgtaaaatgagCACGACTTTAGAAGGAGGACTGTACTGCAAGTTAATAGAAGGGACCCGAATGCCAGAGTGTATATACGAACCAGAATATAGGAGCGGATATGTCCTTATCACTTGTCGGTGGCATAATGAAACCCAAGAATTTATTCCTGAGAGTGTAAATGATATCGTGACACCACCGGAATAG